The sequence ATTGGGGATTATTCTGCTAATCTCCATACAAGCTTTTATAAATATTGGAGTAAGCACGGGGATTCTTCCTACAAAAGGTTTATGTCTTCCCTTTGTATCATATGGAGGCAGTTCTTTGGTGGTTAGCTTGACATCTGTCGGTATTCTTCTTAACATTGGAAAGTCTCGTTAGTAATATTTTCTATAAATAAATGTCTTTATAAAATAAAGAAAGGGAGATTGGCATGAAAAATAAGAAAATAACGGACTCGGAAAAAAGAAAATATTTAAGGTTTGGTTATCCTTTTTTCATTCGTATAAGGAAGAAAGGGGAAAAAGAGGGACTTAATAGAAAAGGGCAATCTGTTATAACGTTCAAAGAATTCAAAGAAAACAATATCAGTATATCCAAGAACATATCCGTAGAAGGTATCTGTTTTACAACAAGCAAGGATTATCCTCCCAATACTCTTGTGCTTTTGGAAGTTTTTAGCCCCACGAGGAAAGTGCCATTTAACATATTAGCAAAAATAAAATGGAGAAAAGAAAGAGTTGTAAAAAGCTCTTTAGAGTGCATCTATGATGTAGGAGTGGAATTCTTAAAAATAGATGCGGATGGTGAATTCCATGATTTACTTGAACAATTGGTAAACAGCAAATTAGAAAAGATTCTGTTGTGATAAAGTAGAAAGGAAATATAATTAATATTTGTTTAATTTTTACTAATTTCTACTATCCAACTATGAAGAGGAATTTTTGAGCAATAGGATAATAATAGCGGTTGGCTCTACAGGCGGGCATTTTTTCCCAGGTTTGAGAATAGCCTGCCATGCAAGAGAAAAATATGGCATAGAGTCCATATTTTTAGGTCCTATAAAATCAAAATTTCAAACCATACTTAAAGCTGAAAATTTCGGATTTGTTAACCTTTCTATTCCTCATGCCCAAAAAAACATAATTACAACAATTTTTATTTATTATGTGACTATACTCAGAGCAATTGTTAAATCTTTTATCTTTCTTTGTCGTATGAGACCAAAACTTGTAATAGGAATGGGAAGCTTCGGAAGCTTTCCTGCTTGTATATCCGCTTATTTGTTGAAAGTTCCTTTATTCTTACATGAACAAAATATAATCCCCGGTAAAGCTAATAAATTTTTAGCTAAATTTTCACACAAGATATTCCTTGCTTTCCCTGGCTCTTCTTTTTATCCTGCGAAAACTTTAGTGGTGGGAAATCCCGTTGTAAAATGCGAATTGGACTTAGATAAACAAAACTGTTATAAAAAATTCGGGTTGGATACGGACAAGAAAACTCTGCTTATTTTTGGCGGTTCTCAAGGCGCTTTTTCTTTGAATACTTGGGTTGTGAATATATTGCCTCAAATCGCAAATTTTAAAAATTGGCAGGTAATTCATATTGCAGGGGACGCGGATTGCAAAAGAGTTAAGGAAAAATATATTAATTCTAAAATACATTCTGTTGTTTTACCTTTTTTATTTCCGATGGATTGCGCCTATTTGATATCGGATTTGGCAATCGCAAGAGGCGGAGCACTTTCCCTTTGTGAGCTTTCTTTCTGGGGGATTGCGTCTTTGATAGTGCCTTACTCTTATGCTAAAGATAACCATCAGGAACATAACGCTTTCTACTTTCAAAAAAAGGGGGGAGCATATCTCTTAAAAACAACAGACGTCCAAAACGGTCGCATTCCCAAAATTTTACAAGAATTATTAAAAGATTCCGTTCAACTTGAACAGATGGGTAAGAAAATGAAGGGAATAATGCAAAACGATGCTTTAGAAAGAATATGCGAAGAGATATACAAATATATAAAATAGAAATTACCAATTACTAATTTCCAATTTCTAATGGTTAAAAGAATAAAAATAATCTCTGTAATCTGTAGTGGCAAAGTTTACTTTGCCTTCCTATCCGCCGAGCAAGCTCGGTCACTACAGCTTAAAAGAACAAAAGGAGGTGAGATAGCAAATTACTAATTTCCAATTACCAATTACTAATAAATCTACTTTTACAACTAATAATTATAAATTAAGAGGTCCAATCCACTTCATTGGTATAGGTGGATGTTCTATGAGTGGAATTGCGTATATTCTTTTCAAGAAAGGATATAAGGTCCAAGGGGCAGATTTGCAGGAAAGTTCATATACAAAAAGACTTACGGAATTAGGAATAAAAGTTTATATCGGACATAAGAAGGATAATATTAAAGACGCGAAGGAAATAGTTTATTCCAACGCTGTTTCTTGTGGCAACGAAGAACTTGCACTCGCTAAACAAAAAGGATTGGAGATTTTTCCCAGAGGTCAGATATTGGCAAGTCTGATGAACAGTAGCGCAGGGATTGCTATTTGCGGCAGTCATGGCAAAACAACCACATCTTCCCTAATATCTTTTCTATTTTTACGCGCAGGACTTGAGCCCACGTTTATTGTAGGCGGCAAGGTGATAGATTTAGACACGAATGCGCATGTCGGTAAAAGCGAATTATTTATAGCCGAAGCCGATGAATCTGACGGTTCATTTTTAATGTTATCTCCTCTATTTGAAATAATTACCAATATAGAAGAAGAACATCTGGATTATTATAAAAATTTCGAGAATCTCAAAAATGCTTTTTTGAAATATATTCATAATATAAAAAACGGTGGTTTGCTTATAGCAGGAGGAGATGACGAAGTCGTAAAAAATATTTTAATGTCGCATAAGAAAAATATTAAGGCGCAAATTATAACTTATGGCATATGTCCGACTAATTTGATTTATGCGTCCAATATCCATACTGATAACGGTAAAACGTGTTTTGAAGTTAATTTCAAAGGTAAAAATTTAGGCAAAATAAAAATGTCTTTATTGGGGATTCATAATGTAAAAAATGCTCTTGCTTGTATAGCAGTCGGGTTGTTAAACGGAATTAAATTCAAAGAAATAGCAGAAATATTACCAGGATTCAAAGGTGTAAGTCGAAGATTCCAGATAAAAGGCAGACACAATGGTGCCTTAATTGTGGATGATTATGCTCATCATCCTACCGAAATAAAAGCCGCAATCCAAATGGTTGAAGAGTTGAAACCGAAGAGAACAATAGCCATATTTCAGCCGCACCGATATACAAGAACGCAGTATTTTGCCCGCGAATTTGCCAAAGCTTTAAAAAAGGTCGATGTCCCGATTCTTATACCTATTTATGCCGCAAGTGAAAAACCAATACCTGGGGTAACTTCGCGACTTATTTGCGAGCATTTGGAAAAATTAGGGACACCTGCCTTGCATTTTGAAAACAAAAAAGAAGTGGTTGCTTATCTGAAAAAGACAATTCAACCTAATGATATTGTTTTAACCGTAGGCGCAGGAGATGTGTACAAAATAGGTGAGGAATTGTTGGGGAAAAATTGAAATTTTCAGATTTTAGCGAAAAACTTTCAGGGCATCAGACTTCGTCTGCCCAGACGAGTTAGCAGTTTTGTCATGCTCGAGTGCTTTAATCGGGCATCCAGTATATAGAGATTCCCGCTTAAAAATTACGGGAATGACACGCTACCAGAAATTAATTAGACAGAACAATAGTATCATTTTGTCTTAGCAAAAAACTTTCCGGGCAATTGTTTTACAATTCCTTTTAGTTCCAGTGATAATAGCACAGACAGTGCCTCTGAAGAACTCATTTTAGTTTCTTTGATAATCTCTTCAATCTGTATTGGCTCAGAAGAAAGCAAGTTATAGATTTTATTTTCTTTTTCTTCCAATTTTATTTTTGGTTTTTCTTCTGTTTTCTCTTGTGTCTGCCAATCTATTTGAGGCATGAGTTCGGATGTAATATCCGTCCATCTAGTAACAAGTTTAGCTCCGTCTTGAATGAGTCTATGTGTTCCTTGAGTGTATTTAGAATCAATTTTCCCGGGTATGGCAAAGACATCTCTACCTTGTTCTAATGCAAGATTTGCCGTGATTATCGCCCCGCTTTTCTCGCCCGCTTCGACGACAACTACACCTAAAGATAATCCCGATATTATTCTATTTCTTCTTGGGAAATTAAATCTATCGGGCGAAGTATTCATTGGAAATTCCGAAACCAAAACCCCGTTTTGTGCTATTTCTTCGGATAGTTTTTTGTTTTCGCGCGGATATATAAAATTTAATCCGCTTCCTAAAACCGCAACAGTTCTTCCTTTTTGTTTTAGAGCGCTCTGATGTGCTGATGTATCTATTCCCCGCGCCATTCCGCTAACTATAGTGAAGCCGGCTTGAGTCAAATTGCCTGCTAATTCCGATGTTATGCTATTGCCGTAATAAGTTGATTTTCTTGTTCCGACAATGGCTATGGGCATTTTATAATCTTGCTCTTGAAAATTTCCTTTTACATATAAGAGTAGGGGGAAAGAAGAAATATTTTTAAGAAGAGGGGGATAATCCGAATCTTGAAAAGTAATAATTTCAATACCTAATTTTTCTATCAGGGAAATTTCCTGTTTTAGGTCTAACCATTTCTCTTTATTTCTTATTTTTTCTATTAAGTCTGCTCCGATTCCCCCAACAGATGCAAGCTCTTGATCTGTTGCTTTAAATATGTTTTCCGGCGAACCAAACCTGTCAAGAAGAGCTTTGCCTTTTATCGGTCCAAGACCTTGAATGGCATTAAGATAAAGCCAGCTTTCAATGTTTTTCATTTTAGAATTTATACTTATTTCTCATTTAAACCTAATTTCTACTAAAATAAATTAGGTTTTGCGTCCAGAGTCAAAGAAGAGGTTTTGCCTTTTTT comes from bacterium and encodes:
- a CDS encoding PilZ domain-containing protein, with translation MKNKKITDSEKRKYLRFGYPFFIRIRKKGEKEGLNRKGQSVITFKEFKENNISISKNISVEGICFTTSKDYPPNTLVLLEVFSPTRKVPFNILAKIKWRKERVVKSSLECIYDVGVEFLKIDADGEFHDLLEQLVNSKLEKILL
- the murC gene encoding UDP-N-acetylmuramate--L-alanine ligase, with the protein product MSGIAYILFKKGYKVQGADLQESSYTKRLTELGIKVYIGHKKDNIKDAKEIVYSNAVSCGNEELALAKQKGLEIFPRGQILASLMNSSAGIAICGSHGKTTTSSLISFLFLRAGLEPTFIVGGKVIDLDTNAHVGKSELFIAEADESDGSFLMLSPLFEIITNIEEEHLDYYKNFENLKNAFLKYIHNIKNGGLLIAGGDDEVVKNILMSHKKNIKAQIITYGICPTNLIYASNIHTDNGKTCFEVNFKGKNLGKIKMSLLGIHNVKNALACIAVGLLNGIKFKEIAEILPGFKGVSRRFQIKGRHNGALIVDDYAHHPTEIKAAIQMVEELKPKRTIAIFQPHRYTRTQYFAREFAKALKKVDVPILIPIYAASEKPIPGVTSRLICEHLEKLGTPALHFENKKEVVAYLKKTIQPNDIVLTVGAGDVYKIGEELLGKN
- the dprA gene encoding DNA-processing protein DprA yields the protein MKNIESWLYLNAIQGLGPIKGKALLDRFGSPENIFKATDQELASVGGIGADLIEKIRNKEKWLDLKQEISLIEKLGIEIITFQDSDYPPLLKNISSFPLLLYVKGNFQEQDYKMPIAIVGTRKSTYYGNSITSELAGNLTQAGFTIVSGMARGIDTSAHQSALKQKGRTVAVLGSGLNFIYPRENKKLSEEIAQNGVLVSEFPMNTSPDRFNFPRRNRIISGLSLGVVVVEAGEKSGAIITANLALEQGRDVFAIPGKIDSKYTQGTHRLIQDGAKLVTRWTDITSELMPQIDWQTQEKTEEKPKIKLEEKENKIYNLLSSEPIQIEEIIKETKMSSSEALSVLLSLELKGIVKQLPGKFFAKTK
- a CDS encoding UDP-N-acetylglucosamine--N-acetylmuramyl-(pentapeptide) pyrophosphoryl-undecaprenol N-acetylglucosamine transferase, which gives rise to MSNRIIIAVGSTGGHFFPGLRIACHAREKYGIESIFLGPIKSKFQTILKAENFGFVNLSIPHAQKNIITTIFIYYVTILRAIVKSFIFLCRMRPKLVIGMGSFGSFPACISAYLLKVPLFLHEQNIIPGKANKFLAKFSHKIFLAFPGSSFYPAKTLVVGNPVVKCELDLDKQNCYKKFGLDTDKKTLLIFGGSQGAFSLNTWVVNILPQIANFKNWQVIHIAGDADCKRVKEKYINSKIHSVVLPFLFPMDCAYLISDLAIARGGALSLCELSFWGIASLIVPYSYAKDNHQEHNAFYFQKKGGAYLLKTTDVQNGRIPKILQELLKDSVQLEQMGKKMKGIMQNDALERICEEIYKYIK